In Cellvibrio polysaccharolyticus, a genomic segment contains:
- a CDS encoding FecR domain-containing protein, with the protein MTPAAENSRSRIIDEAADWLARLHGNAMSAADLQALEQWQQQSAEHQYVWQQAQQLSRQLANVEPALGMSVLNRSRRGMSRRQLLSSLTLVLAAPAASWWGFQLFQNRHAVFYTTATGERRDMILADGSEMAMNTASRVQVKFDAQQRLLKHLAGEIWLQTAPDAVRPFLVTTEHGQLRALGTRFLVRNEEKSTRLSVFEGAVEIITRRAVSRVVAAGEQVSFTAAAIADSVPLVAAADAWRNGVMYARQMRLADFLAELSRYRKGILRCDAAVADVPVSGTFQLADTDSILQLLAETLPVSINRRSQYWITFNPP; encoded by the coding sequence ATGACCCCGGCTGCTGAAAATTCGCGTTCCCGTATTATTGATGAAGCTGCCGATTGGCTGGCGCGCCTGCACGGCAATGCCATGTCAGCGGCTGACCTTCAGGCATTGGAACAGTGGCAACAACAAAGTGCAGAACATCAATATGTGTGGCAGCAGGCACAGCAGTTAAGCCGCCAGTTGGCAAATGTTGAACCGGCGCTGGGTATGTCGGTATTGAATCGCTCCCGCCGTGGTATGTCCCGCCGGCAATTGCTCAGCAGTTTAACCCTGGTGTTGGCCGCGCCCGCTGCCAGTTGGTGGGGTTTTCAATTGTTTCAAAACCGTCATGCTGTTTTTTACACCACGGCCACAGGCGAGCGCCGCGATATGATTCTTGCAGACGGTAGCGAAATGGCGATGAACACCGCCAGCCGTGTGCAGGTGAAATTTGATGCGCAGCAGCGGTTGTTGAAACACCTGGCCGGGGAAATCTGGCTGCAAACCGCCCCGGATGCTGTCAGACCTTTTCTCGTCACGACCGAGCATGGCCAATTGCGCGCGTTGGGTACCCGTTTTCTGGTACGCAATGAAGAAAAATCCACGCGCTTGTCGGTTTTTGAGGGCGCTGTTGAAATTATTACGCGACGCGCGGTATCGCGGGTTGTTGCCGCTGGCGAGCAAGTCAGTTTTACTGCCGCGGCCATCGCCGACAGTGTGCCGCTTGTCGCAGCCGCGGATGCCTGGCGCAATGGCGTGATGTATGCGCGACAGATGCGCCTTGCAGATTTTCTCGCCGAACTGTCCCGCTATCGTAAAGGTATTTTGCGGTGCGATGCCGCCGTGGCCGATGTGCCGGTATCCGGTACTTTTCAGCTGGCAGATACCGACAGCATCTTGCAGCTACTGGCAGAGACATTGCCGGTCAGTATTAACCGCCGCAGTCAATACTGGATTACTTTTAACCCGCCGTAA
- a CDS encoding sigma-70 family RNA polymerase sigma factor codes for MALPETLADQQLDALYVDHNRWLQGWLRRRLGDASTAADLAQDTFLRVWLKSRSGMLLQIQEPRAYLATIARRLMINHFERQSLEQAFAEALASLPESWVPSLEEQAIVLETLHEIDALLGELPAPVRAAFLMSQLEGLGYEDIATRLNVSVRTVTRYMSQAFRQCLQLMLSPA; via the coding sequence TTGGCGCTACCGGAAACCCTGGCGGATCAGCAGCTGGATGCGCTTTATGTTGACCATAACCGCTGGTTACAAGGCTGGTTGCGGCGGCGGTTGGGGGATGCGTCCACCGCGGCGGATCTGGCTCAGGATACTTTTCTCAGAGTCTGGCTCAAATCCCGCTCCGGCATGTTGCTGCAAATACAGGAACCCCGAGCTTATTTGGCTACGATAGCCCGTCGATTAATGATCAATCACTTCGAGCGCCAATCGCTGGAGCAGGCATTTGCCGAAGCACTGGCATCGCTGCCGGAATCCTGGGTACCCTCGCTGGAAGAACAAGCCATTGTGCTGGAAACCCTTCACGAAATAGATGCCTTGCTCGGTGAGTTACCCGCACCGGTGCGTGCTGCTTTTCTGATGTCGCAGCTGGAAGGCCTGGGTTACGAAGACATTGCCACGCGCTTGAACGTCAGTGTGCGCACCGTAACCCGCTATATGTCACAGGCTTTTCGCCAGTGTTTGCAACTGATGTTGTCCCCGGCCTGA
- a CDS encoding MFS transporter — MSLGAFVLVASEFMPVSLLTPLAADLGVTEGQAGQGIALSGAFALVTSLFIASLAGRLDRKILLLLLTLLTVVSGALVALASSYFMYMVGRALIGIAIGGFWSLSAATAMRLVPDEQVPRALAIVNGGNALAMVIAAPLGSFLGSIMGWRGAFFCIVPMAVIAFVWLLVSLPAMKPTGQSKANSVFRLLKRPPVAAGMLAVSLFFAGQFTLFTYLRPFLEMVTGVDASGLSLILLVMGLSGFAGTVLIGNFLTNGLYRLLTIIPLLMALIAVALVIMGSVVSVVTALLTLWGLIATAAPVAWWTWLAKTLPDDAEAGGGLMVAVVQLAIAFGATAGGLMFDLIGYRATFELSAFLLIAAALLAVLVARVVTRESRGEVCISG, encoded by the coding sequence ATGTCGCTCGGTGCGTTTGTTCTGGTCGCTTCGGAATTTATGCCGGTCAGTTTATTAACACCGCTTGCGGCTGATCTGGGCGTAACTGAAGGTCAGGCGGGGCAGGGCATTGCCTTGTCCGGTGCTTTTGCGTTGGTGACGAGCCTTTTTATTGCGTCATTGGCAGGGCGTCTTGATCGAAAAATTCTGCTGCTTTTATTGACGTTGCTTACGGTTGTTTCCGGTGCGTTGGTTGCGCTTGCCTCCAGCTATTTTATGTACATGGTGGGGCGGGCTTTGATTGGTATTGCGATTGGCGGCTTCTGGTCATTGTCGGCCGCAACTGCGATGCGTTTGGTGCCCGACGAGCAGGTGCCACGTGCATTGGCAATCGTTAATGGCGGCAATGCGCTGGCGATGGTTATTGCCGCACCGCTAGGCAGTTTTCTGGGTTCGATAATGGGATGGCGCGGCGCCTTCTTTTGTATTGTTCCCATGGCGGTGATTGCGTTCGTTTGGCTGTTGGTGAGCTTGCCTGCGATGAAACCAACCGGTCAGTCAAAAGCCAACAGTGTTTTCCGGTTGTTAAAACGGCCCCCGGTTGCTGCTGGCATGTTGGCGGTGAGCCTGTTTTTTGCCGGGCAATTTACCTTGTTTACCTACCTGCGGCCTTTTCTTGAAATGGTAACCGGCGTAGATGCATCCGGCCTTTCACTTATTTTGTTGGTGATGGGGTTATCGGGTTTTGCCGGTACCGTGCTGATTGGCAACTTTCTAACAAATGGCCTTTACCGCCTGTTAACGATTATCCCGCTGCTTATGGCTTTGATCGCTGTAGCTTTGGTAATCATGGGTAGTGTGGTTTCTGTGGTGACAGCTTTGCTCACTCTATGGGGATTGATAGCAACAGCCGCACCGGTTGCCTGGTGGACATGGCTGGCAAAAACCTTGCCGGACGATGCCGAAGCTGGCGGCGGGCTGATGGTAGCGGTAGTCCAGCTCGCCATTGCATTTGGCGCAACAGCTGGCGGCCTGATGTTTGACCTGATCGGTTACCGCGCAACCTTTGAATTAAGCGCGTTTTTACTGATCGCCGCCGCACTGCTGGCGGTTCTGGTTGCTCGGGTGGTCACCCGCGAGAGCAGAGGTGAGGTGTGCATTAGCGGTTGA
- a CDS encoding SDR family oxidoreductase, with protein sequence MAKLAGKIALITGGGSGIGLASAKLFAQEGATVVIVGRTKSSLDEAAAEIGESVVPIVTDVSDLDALDALYTEVGARFGRIDVLFANAGVNNLAPFEAVTPEDFDQQFNANVRGLFFSVQKALPLLSEGASIILNASVAHKKGSPLHSVYSATKAATRSFARSWTTDLKNRKIRVNSISPGLVETPIFGKLGVPLEAIEAALPKMLETMPMGRVGRVEEAASVALFLACDDSSFVTGIDLPVDGGLGQV encoded by the coding sequence ATGGCAAAACTGGCTGGCAAGATTGCACTAATCACTGGCGGCGGTAGTGGCATCGGCCTCGCATCGGCAAAGCTGTTTGCTCAGGAAGGCGCAACAGTCGTTATCGTCGGTCGCACAAAATCTTCCCTCGATGAAGCTGCTGCTGAAATTGGTGAAAGTGTTGTACCCATCGTCACGGACGTTTCTGATCTGGATGCGCTGGACGCGCTCTATACGGAAGTCGGCGCGCGTTTTGGCAGGATCGACGTGCTGTTTGCCAATGCCGGGGTCAACAATCTTGCTCCATTCGAGGCCGTGACGCCGGAGGACTTTGATCAGCAGTTCAATGCCAATGTCCGCGGCTTGTTTTTCTCCGTGCAAAAGGCACTACCGCTGTTAAGCGAGGGCGCGTCGATTATTCTCAATGCCTCGGTTGCTCATAAAAAAGGCAGCCCGCTACATTCGGTTTATTCCGCGACCAAAGCGGCAACGCGTTCATTTGCGCGCAGTTGGACGACAGATCTCAAGAACCGAAAAATACGGGTTAATTCGATCAGCCCCGGCCTCGTTGAAACTCCGATATTTGGAAAATTGGGCGTTCCGTTGGAGGCTATTGAGGCAGCACTACCGAAAATGCTGGAAACAATGCCGATGGGCCGCGTAGGGCGCGTGGAAGAGGCTGCCAGCGTCGCACTGTTTCTGGCATGCGATGACAGCTCCTTCGTAACCGGGATTGATCTTCCTGTCGATGGTGGCTTGGGGCAGGTATAG
- a CDS encoding AraC family transcriptional regulator, with product MHPFDSVLSAMQIRSSLFVRMQAHAPWAISFDSGAQARLVVIAKGRGWFTHAGYPPVVVQQGDCLIIKQGVMGILGDAPDRVAVPCWHIADHVTGEAVSFGGDGEACEFFSTLFSFDHAAGEPLSALLPDVVQVAMPESDAGRMVSILEQIGIEEAHESLGGSYVVGRLLDVLFIQAIRTWASAEGNMPEGWLAGLTHRQLSQTLHRIHADLAHPWTLDQLARSASMSRSTFAALFKSVVGIPPLTYIATWRIYQAKLILASGQSITTAAEQTGYGSDIALSRAFKVATGMSPGQWRREQTM from the coding sequence ATGCATCCATTTGATTCCGTCCTCAGCGCTATGCAAATCCGAAGCTCACTCTTCGTGCGCATGCAGGCCCATGCGCCGTGGGCCATATCATTCGATAGCGGCGCCCAGGCCCGGCTTGTCGTCATCGCCAAGGGGCGAGGTTGGTTTACCCACGCCGGGTATCCGCCCGTGGTCGTCCAGCAAGGCGATTGCCTCATCATCAAACAAGGGGTAATGGGTATTTTGGGTGATGCGCCGGATCGGGTTGCCGTGCCTTGCTGGCATATTGCCGACCATGTTACTGGCGAGGCCGTTTCCTTTGGCGGAGACGGTGAAGCCTGCGAGTTTTTCTCGACATTGTTCAGCTTTGACCACGCAGCAGGGGAACCCCTTTCAGCACTATTGCCGGATGTTGTGCAGGTCGCCATGCCGGAATCAGATGCAGGGAGAATGGTTTCAATACTGGAGCAGATCGGAATAGAAGAGGCGCATGAATCGCTGGGCGGCTCGTATGTTGTTGGCCGACTGCTTGATGTGTTGTTTATCCAGGCGATCAGAACCTGGGCAAGCGCCGAGGGCAATATGCCGGAAGGTTGGCTCGCCGGGCTGACACATCGCCAACTGTCGCAAACACTGCACCGAATCCACGCCGATCTTGCCCATCCGTGGACACTCGATCAACTGGCTCGCAGTGCAAGTATGTCGCGCTCCACCTTTGCTGCACTGTTCAAGTCGGTTGTCGGTATACCGCCTCTGACTTACATTGCGACCTGGCGCATTTATCAGGCAAAACTCATCCTTGCCTCCGGCCAATCAATCACCACGGCGGCAGAGCAAACGGGATATGGCAGTGACATCGCACTCAGCCGCGCGTTCAAGGTTGCAACCGGTATGTCACCGGGACAATGGCGGCGCGAGCAGACAATGTGA
- a CDS encoding alpha/beta hydrolase — MRKIFCALAIMASSVTAVGADLSNGADNFFQSDKVTTQKVAFNNQYKMKVVGNLYVPKNHKANTKSPAIIVGHPMGAVKEQSSNLYAQKLAEQGFVTLSIDLSFWGESDGEPGHLVSPEIYSDDL, encoded by the coding sequence ATGAGAAAGATATTCTGTGCGCTGGCAATTATGGCGAGTTCAGTTACTGCAGTGGGTGCCGACTTATCCAATGGTGCGGATAACTTCTTCCAAAGCGATAAAGTGACCACGCAAAAGGTCGCTTTCAATAATCAATATAAAATGAAGGTGGTGGGCAACCTTTACGTTCCGAAAAACCACAAAGCAAATACAAAAAGCCCTGCGATTATCGTGGGCCATCCTATGGGAGCGGTGAAAGAGCAAAGCTCCAATCTTTACGCACAAAAGTTGGCCGAGCAAGGCTTCGTTACCTTGTCGATAGATTTATCATTCTGGGGCGAGAGCGACGGTGAGCCCGGTCATTTGGTATCCCCTGAAATTTACAGCGATGACCTTTAG
- a CDS encoding NAD(P)-dependent alcohol dehydrogenase, with product MFVYAYGAHAGDKPLEPMRITRREPGAHDVQIDIAYCGICHSDLHQVRAEWQGTQFPCVPGHEIVGRVSAVGAEVSGFKTGDLVGVGCIVDSCKHCDECHDGLENYCDGMVGTYNYPTPDNPGWTLGGYSQKIVVHQRYVLRIRHSENELAAVAPLLCAGITTYSPLRHWNAGPGKKIGIVGIGGLGHVGIKLAHALGAYVVAFTTTEAKREEAKLLGANEVVVSNNSAEMEQHAKSFDLILNTVAAPHDLDAFLVLLKRDAVLTLVGAPASPHPSPNVFNLIMKRRWIGGSMIGGIAETQEMLDFCAEHNILADIELIRADEINKAFDRLVKGDVKYRFVIDNATLACNP from the coding sequence ATGTTTGTATATGCCTACGGTGCCCATGCGGGCGATAAACCTCTTGAACCTATGCGCATTACCCGCCGTGAACCCGGCGCACATGATGTTCAAATTGATATCGCCTATTGCGGTATTTGCCATTCCGACCTGCACCAGGTTCGTGCCGAGTGGCAGGGCACACAATTTCCTTGCGTGCCCGGTCATGAAATTGTCGGGCGGGTTTCTGCTGTAGGGGCAGAGGTTTCCGGTTTCAAAACTGGTGATCTGGTTGGTGTAGGTTGCATCGTCGATAGCTGCAAACATTGTGACGAGTGCCACGATGGTTTGGAGAATTATTGCGACGGCATGGTCGGCACTTATAACTATCCCACGCCAGACAACCCCGGCTGGACGCTTGGTGGTTACTCACAAAAAATCGTCGTACATCAACGTTATGTATTGCGTATTCGCCATTCCGAAAATGAACTGGCTGCGGTAGCGCCGCTGCTTTGCGCGGGTATCACCACTTATTCACCTTTGCGCCATTGGAATGCCGGTCCTGGCAAAAAAATCGGCATCGTGGGTATTGGCGGGTTAGGGCACGTTGGTATCAAGCTGGCGCATGCACTGGGGGCTTATGTGGTTGCCTTTACGACCACTGAGGCAAAACGCGAAGAAGCCAAATTACTCGGTGCCAATGAAGTGGTGGTATCCAATAATTCTGCAGAGATGGAGCAGCACGCAAAAAGTTTCGATTTGATTTTAAATACCGTTGCAGCGCCGCATGATCTGGATGCTTTTCTGGTTCTTCTCAAACGTGATGCAGTATTAACACTGGTGGGCGCACCGGCTTCGCCGCATCCATCCCCCAATGTTTTTAATTTGATTATGAAGCGCCGCTGGATTGGTGGTTCGATGATTGGCGGTATCGCCGAAACCCAGGAGATGCTGGATTTTTGTGCCGAGCACAATATCCTTGCGGATATCGAATTGATTCGCGCGGATGAAATTAATAAAGCCTTTGATCGCCTCGTTAAAGGCGATGTGAAGTACCGGTTCGTTATTGATAACGCCACTCTGGCTTGCAACCCTTAA